TGTGTAAAATTGATAGTTGCCAAAGCGCAATTTTTGAGTAGTTCATTTTTCGAACCAATTGGGTTCTAATATAAAACAACAAAATAAGGAAAACATAGAATGGCTAAGGGGCAATCTTTGCAAGATCCTTTCCTGAACGCATTACGTCGTGAAAGGGTTCCCGTTTCTATCTATTTGGTAAACGGTATTAAATTGCAGGGTCAGATCGAATCTTTTGACCAATTTGTTATTTTGCTGAAAAACACAGTAAGCCAGATGGTATATAAACATGCTATCTCTACCGTGGTACCTTCGCGTCCTGTTTCTCATCATAGCAATACAGGTACGAATCAAACTGGTACAGGTTACAGCGGTAGCGCTACTCAGCAGGATGATGTTGCAGAATAATTATCCATTATTATTCTTGATATAAGAAAAACATAGGTAGGGAGACTTTACCTATGTTTTTTCCTGTTTTTATAAAGTCCAAGAGGTTTCGCCTTTGTTTGATCGTTATGAAGGTGGCGAACTCGCCGTCTTAGTGCACGTCTTCTTTTCTCAAGAAAAGGATGTTGATGATTTGCAAGAATTTGAATCCTTGGTGACATCTGCGGGTGTTAAGCCAGTTCAGATTATTACAGGAAATCGTAAAGCGCCTCATCCCAAATATTATGTGGGCGAAGGTAAGGCAGAAGAAATTGCCGAGGCTGTAAAAGCAAGTGGTGCAGATGTTGTTTTATTTAATCATGCACTAACACCGGCACAAGAACGAAATCTGGAAAGGCTTTGTGAATGCCGTGTAGTTGATCGCACGGGAGTTATCCTTGATATTTTTGCTCAAAGAGCAAGAACTCATGAAGGAAAGCTACAGGTAGAACTCGCCCAGTTACGTCACTTATCAACTCGTTTAGTCAGAGGGTGGACTCACCTTGAGAGACAAAAAGGAGGGATTGGGTTACGAGGACCGGGTGAAACTCAGCTAGAAACAGACCGCCGCTTACTCCGAGGTAAAATTAGTCAAATTCTAATGCGATTGGGTAGGGTTGAGCGTCAGCGTGAACAAGGAAGACAAGCGCGGAGTAAAGCTGATATTCCAACATTATCCCTTGTTGGTTACACAAATGCAGGAAAATCGAGTTTATTTAATCATATTACCTGTTCTGATGTGTATGCAGCAGATCAGTTGTTTGCAACATTGGACCCCACATTAAGACGTATTCAAGTTGATGATGTAGGAACAGTTGTATTGGCTGATACCGTTGGATTTATTCGACATTTGCCTCATGATCTTGTTGCTGCTTTTAAAGCGACTTTGCAAGAAACACGAGAAGCAACCTTACTTCTTCATGTTATTGATGCAGCGGATAGTCGTTTTGAGGATAATATTCATGCAGTTGAAAGTGTATTAGAAGAGATAGATGCTCAAGAAATACCCA
This portion of the Proteus vulgaris genome encodes:
- the hfq gene encoding RNA chaperone Hfq — encoded protein: MAKGQSLQDPFLNALRRERVPVSIYLVNGIKLQGQIESFDQFVILLKNTVSQMVYKHAISTVVPSRPVSHHSNTGTNQTGTGYSGSATQQDDVAE
- the hflX gene encoding ribosome rescue GTPase HflX — protein: MFDRYEGGELAVLVHVFFSQEKDVDDLQEFESLVTSAGVKPVQIITGNRKAPHPKYYVGEGKAEEIAEAVKASGADVVLFNHALTPAQERNLERLCECRVVDRTGVILDIFAQRARTHEGKLQVELAQLRHLSTRLVRGWTHLERQKGGIGLRGPGETQLETDRRLLRGKISQILMRLGRVERQREQGRQARSKADIPTLSLVGYTNAGKSSLFNHITCSDVYAADQLFATLDPTLRRIQVDDVGTVVLADTVGFIRHLPHDLVAAFKATLQETREATLLLHVIDAADSRFEDNIHAVESVLEEIDAQEIPTLHVMNKIDLLEDFTPRIDRNEENLPIRVWVSAQTGEGIPLLYQALTERLSGEIAHFELRLPPEDTGRLRSRFYQLQSIEREWIEKDGKVGLIIRMPMVDWHRLCKQEPNLLDYVV